Proteins encoded within one genomic window of Parolsenella massiliensis:
- the uvrC gene encoding excinuclease ABC subunit UvrC, with amino-acid sequence MAERERGDAEKLTSALAHLDTRAAAEARNRAAHAPTIAEQVAAAPTDPGCYLWKDAAGNVLYVGKAKNLRARLRQYVQLTDERPMVPRLMAATAGFDYVVVGSEHEALVLEINLIHQYKPPFNVDLKDDKSYPYIAITKDDVYPAIKYTRERHKAGTRYFGPYTDARAARATIDVVRKVMPMCLATCAEWKRVRRQIEAHPEQADVVALAQAENGRPCFDYHVGRGPGVCAGCISPEEYADNVRAVEHFLAGHRGQFVSELKAEMAEAAAELDFERAGRIKRRLQVIDGLDDKQRVVLSGSQDVDVFGFWREETIAGACVFVVREGRVSRTCEFVLDKGLDVGEEELVSGFVKRYYDDTSDLPLEVDVPLELADAETIAGWLSARRGRNVSVHVPQRGQKAHLAEMSVNNARHYLARYELRTGYEDKRTNEALLQLESALALDEPPMRIECFDISTIHGKHTVASMVVFTGGKPDKGQYRRFKIKTELDEANDFVSMSEVLARRYAPERMADERFGARPDLLILDGGKPQLTAAMEQLGELGLDIPMAGLAKSDEELFVPWDDMPVVLPSGSASLYLVKRVRDEAHRFAITFHRELRGKAMTVSILDEIPGVGEKRKRALRRAFGSMKRLREATEAQIAAVPGVPAEVAHEVYETLRAWDEELDEGRDRALGEDVAE; translated from the coding sequence ATGGCTGAGCGGGAGAGGGGAGATGCCGAGAAGCTCACAAGCGCCCTGGCGCACCTCGACACACGCGCCGCCGCCGAGGCCCGCAACCGCGCGGCGCATGCCCCCACCATCGCCGAGCAGGTGGCCGCCGCCCCCACGGACCCGGGCTGCTACCTGTGGAAGGACGCCGCCGGAAACGTCCTGTATGTGGGCAAGGCCAAGAACCTGCGGGCGCGGCTTCGCCAGTACGTGCAGCTCACGGACGAGCGCCCCATGGTGCCGCGTCTCATGGCCGCCACGGCCGGCTTCGACTACGTGGTCGTGGGCTCGGAGCACGAGGCGCTCGTGCTCGAGATCAATCTCATCCACCAGTACAAGCCGCCGTTCAACGTCGACCTCAAGGACGACAAGAGCTACCCCTACATCGCCATCACCAAAGACGACGTCTACCCCGCCATCAAGTACACGCGCGAGCGCCACAAGGCCGGCACGCGCTACTTTGGCCCCTACACCGACGCCCGCGCCGCTCGCGCCACGATCGACGTGGTGCGCAAGGTCATGCCCATGTGCCTGGCCACCTGCGCCGAGTGGAAGCGCGTCCGCCGCCAGATAGAGGCCCATCCCGAGCAGGCAGACGTCGTGGCGCTCGCCCAGGCCGAGAACGGCCGCCCGTGCTTCGACTACCACGTGGGTCGCGGCCCCGGCGTGTGCGCCGGCTGCATCAGCCCCGAGGAGTACGCCGACAACGTCCGCGCCGTGGAGCACTTCCTGGCGGGGCATCGCGGCCAGTTCGTCTCCGAGCTCAAGGCCGAGATGGCCGAGGCCGCCGCCGAGCTGGACTTCGAGCGCGCTGGCCGCATCAAGCGCCGCCTGCAGGTCATCGACGGGCTCGACGACAAGCAGCGCGTCGTGCTCTCCGGCTCGCAGGACGTCGACGTGTTCGGCTTCTGGCGCGAGGAGACCATCGCCGGCGCCTGCGTGTTCGTCGTGCGCGAGGGCCGCGTGAGCCGTACCTGCGAGTTCGTGCTCGACAAGGGCCTCGACGTGGGCGAGGAGGAGCTCGTGAGCGGCTTCGTGAAGCGCTACTACGACGACACGAGCGACCTGCCGCTCGAGGTTGACGTGCCCCTCGAGCTCGCTGATGCCGAGACCATCGCCGGCTGGCTCTCCGCCCGCCGTGGCCGCAACGTGAGCGTGCATGTGCCCCAGCGCGGCCAGAAGGCCCACCTTGCCGAGATGAGCGTCAACAACGCCCGCCACTACCTCGCGCGATACGAGCTGCGCACGGGCTACGAGGACAAGCGCACCAACGAGGCGCTGCTGCAGCTCGAGAGCGCCCTGGCCCTCGACGAGCCGCCCATGCGCATCGAGTGCTTCGACATCTCGACGATCCACGGCAAGCACACCGTGGCGTCCATGGTCGTGTTCACCGGCGGCAAGCCCGACAAGGGCCAGTACCGCCGCTTCAAGATAAAGACCGAGCTTGACGAGGCAAACGACTTCGTGTCCATGAGCGAGGTGCTCGCGCGCCGCTACGCGCCCGAGCGCATGGCCGACGAGCGCTTTGGCGCACGTCCCGACCTGCTCATCCTCGACGGCGGAAAGCCGCAGCTCACGGCTGCCATGGAGCAGCTTGGCGAGCTGGGGCTCGACATTCCCATGGCGGGTCTTGCCAAGTCCGACGAGGAGCTGTTCGTGCCCTGGGACGACATGCCCGTGGTGCTGCCGAGTGGCTCTGCCTCGCTCTACCTCGTGAAGCGCGTCCGAGACGAGGCGCACCGCTTCGCCATCACGTTCCACCGTGAGCTGCGCGGCAAGGCCATGACCGTCTCGATCCTGGACGAGATTCCCGGGGTGGGGGAGAAGCGCAAGCGCGCCCTGCGCCGTGCGTTTGGCAGCATGAAGCGGCTGCGCGAAGCCACCGAGGCCCAGATCGCCGCCGTCCCCGGCGTCCCCGCCGAGGTTGCGCACGAGGTCTACGAGACCCTGCGCGCCTGGGATGAGGAACTCGACGAGGGTCGCGACCGTGCCCTGGGCGAGGACGTGGCCGAGTAG
- a CDS encoding GNAT family N-acetyltransferase, with protein sequence MIEAKEITISELEAKAAELGMNLPIEQTATWASYQATIDGRTPWGCVALEQDGKTLALASLFDYETHGYHYLRSNHAPVWAEKPTADVEAAGIDALAAYVRSRDKRQKFMRVSINAELSSTTPVLSGIPYDHTVVIDVTGGDDEILSRMKPRGRRDVRKALRESPVTCADETELAAKSFEEYYKVMQETGNRDGFNPAPCSDYEDMIRLLGPDHCRVYAGRLDGRVVTWSIVTINGTRAVRYYGASLNETMRQHVTDKLVYFECCDLGANRGCFDYDMMAIGSEFSPKLMGLNEFKTKFTKQVTEVAPDRDVPLHGLFYKALTRAKGLRDRGANDKGERAKAAPREDLVPIVLGGDIGAYALAREFNEAYHVKTQLLASAPIAAVAHSQIIDVHHVERLVASEVSRVVAQIAAENPEATCVVVANTDALIAVLSECQETFPANCRCMIPPADVIDRVSDKVTFAELCREHGLDTPVTEVVHLAGADPIAPTMIAFPLVAKPAKSSAYAAYLNQGFKKVYYLHEQAELDELWGNLRAAGFGGDFLVQELIEGDDTYMDSLTIYMGSNGKPQLFGSAQVLLEDHAPTMLGNPVVMITRPMPELWEKAASMLESVGYRGFANFDIKRDKNSDRTLFIEVNPRIGRNSYYVCAAGVNPMRALVTDIVDGKGKRCFKADEKVLYSLVPLSLAQRYVRDPELLAEVRELIAEKRVVDPQRYDEDMPARRRLDVELTERNQVRKFAQYYPKATDTSF encoded by the coding sequence GTGATCGAAGCCAAGGAAATCACCATCAGCGAGCTCGAGGCCAAGGCCGCGGAGCTTGGAATGAACCTGCCCATCGAGCAGACGGCCACCTGGGCGAGCTACCAGGCGACCATCGACGGCCGCACGCCCTGGGGCTGCGTGGCGCTCGAGCAGGACGGCAAGACGCTCGCGCTCGCGAGCTTATTTGACTACGAGACGCACGGCTACCACTACCTGCGCTCCAACCACGCCCCCGTATGGGCCGAGAAGCCCACAGCCGACGTCGAGGCTGCCGGCATCGACGCGCTCGCCGCCTACGTCCGCAGCCGCGACAAGCGCCAGAAGTTCATGCGTGTCTCCATCAACGCAGAGCTTTCGAGCACCACGCCCGTGCTCTCGGGCATCCCGTACGACCACACCGTCGTCATCGACGTCACGGGCGGCGACGACGAGATCCTCTCCCGCATGAAGCCGCGCGGGCGCCGAGACGTGCGCAAGGCGCTGCGCGAGAGCCCCGTCACCTGCGCGGACGAGACGGAGCTCGCCGCGAAGAGCTTCGAGGAGTACTACAAGGTCATGCAGGAGACGGGCAACCGCGACGGCTTCAACCCCGCACCGTGCTCGGACTACGAGGACATGATTCGCCTGCTCGGCCCCGACCACTGCCGCGTGTACGCCGGGCGTCTCGACGGCCGCGTTGTGACGTGGTCCATCGTGACAATCAACGGCACGCGCGCCGTACGCTACTACGGCGCGAGCCTGAACGAGACGATGCGCCAGCACGTCACGGACAAGCTCGTCTACTTCGAGTGCTGCGACCTCGGGGCGAACAGGGGCTGCTTCGACTACGACATGATGGCCATCGGCAGCGAGTTCTCGCCCAAACTCATGGGCCTCAACGAGTTCAAGACGAAGTTCACCAAGCAGGTCACCGAGGTGGCCCCCGACCGCGACGTGCCGCTGCACGGCTTGTTCTACAAGGCGCTCACCCGCGCAAAGGGACTACGCGACCGTGGAGCCAACGACAAGGGCGAGAGGGCCAAGGCCGCGCCGCGCGAGGACCTCGTACCCATCGTGCTTGGCGGCGACATCGGCGCCTACGCGCTTGCGCGCGAGTTCAACGAGGCATACCACGTCAAGACGCAGCTGCTCGCCTCGGCGCCCATCGCCGCCGTGGCGCACTCGCAGATCATCGACGTCCACCACGTCGAGCGCCTCGTTGCCAGCGAGGTGTCGCGCGTCGTCGCACAGATCGCCGCCGAGAACCCTGAGGCCACGTGCGTCGTCGTCGCAAACACCGACGCGCTCATCGCGGTCCTCTCCGAGTGCCAGGAGACGTTCCCCGCCAACTGCAGGTGCATGATTCCGCCCGCCGACGTCATCGACCGCGTCTCGGACAAGGTGACGTTTGCCGAGCTCTGCCGCGAGCATGGGCTCGACACGCCCGTGACGGAGGTCGTCCACCTCGCGGGCGCGGACCCGATCGCGCCCACGATGATTGCGTTTCCGCTCGTTGCCAAGCCCGCGAAGTCGTCCGCATACGCCGCCTACCTCAACCAGGGCTTCAAGAAGGTGTACTACCTTCACGAGCAGGCCGAGCTCGACGAGCTGTGGGGAAACCTGCGCGCCGCTGGGTTCGGGGGCGACTTCCTCGTCCAGGAGCTCATCGAGGGCGACGACACCTACATGGACAGCCTCACGATCTACATGGGCTCCAACGGAAAGCCGCAGCTCTTTGGTTCGGCGCAGGTGTTGCTCGAGGACCACGCCCCCACGATGCTGGGCAACCCCGTCGTCATGATCACGAGGCCCATGCCCGAGCTGTGGGAGAAGGCCGCAAGCATGCTGGAGTCCGTGGGCTACCGGGGCTTTGCCAACTTTGACATCAAGCGCGACAAGAACAGCGATCGCACCCTATTCATCGAGGTGAACCCCCGCATCGGACGCAACTCCTACTACGTGTGCGCCGCAGGCGTGAACCCCATGCGCGCGCTCGTCACCGACATCGTTGACGGAAAGGGCAAGCGCTGCTTCAAGGCGGACGAGAAGGTCCTCTACTCACTCGTGCCCCTCTCGCTCGCACAACGCTACGTGCGCGACCCCGAGCTTCTCGCCGAGGTGCGCGAGCTCATTGCCGAGAAGCGCGTCGTTGACCCACAGCGCTACGACGAGGACATGCCGGCGCGACGCCGCCTGGACGTGGAGCTCACGGAGCGCAACCAGGTCCGCAAGTTTGCGCAGTACTATCCCAAGGCAACCGACACGTCGTTCTAA
- a CDS encoding PHP domain-containing protein: protein MPTAIVDCHTHTSFSDGTSTFEENVRAAAAAGVRVLACTDHLTLPASIEAEADAQVPHARLAEHRAAYLRARELAAEVAPELELVYGFECDWYPGCEDNVRAWSAGAAFTLGSVHWIGDAGDVAAGATGQAGTEHVTRAGLPGSGAGWIDFSDDMHVWEELGADELWRRYVDAWCAACESPLAFSSMAHPDLPARFANDGWAPAIDLAPLWDRMAECARETGRHVEVSTAGLRKSTGAFYPSAGLLRRFARAGVAITVGSDAHRAADVAHAIRDAYRYAAAAGYASVDAPRSDGDWQTLPLA from the coding sequence ATGCCCACCGCAATCGTCGACTGCCACACGCACACGTCGTTCTCGGACGGCACGTCAACGTTCGAGGAAAACGTGCGGGCCGCGGCCGCCGCGGGCGTGCGCGTACTCGCGTGCACGGACCACCTCACGCTGCCGGCGAGCATCGAGGCCGAGGCGGACGCGCAGGTGCCGCATGCGCGCCTCGCCGAGCACCGCGCGGCGTATCTGCGGGCGCGCGAGCTTGCCGCCGAGGTGGCGCCGGAGCTCGAGCTTGTCTACGGCTTTGAGTGCGACTGGTACCCGGGGTGCGAGGACAACGTGCGCGCGTGGAGCGCGGGCGCGGCGTTCACGCTCGGCAGCGTCCACTGGATCGGGGATGCGGGAGACGTTGCCGCGGGTGCCACGGGACAGGCGGGGACCGAACACGTGACGAGGGCGGGCCTGCCCGGCAGCGGCGCCGGCTGGATCGACTTCTCGGACGACATGCACGTGTGGGAGGAGCTGGGCGCAGACGAGCTTTGGCGTCGCTACGTGGACGCCTGGTGCGCGGCGTGCGAGAGCCCGCTTGCCTTCTCGTCCATGGCGCACCCCGACCTGCCGGCGCGCTTCGCCAACGACGGGTGGGCGCCTGCCATCGACCTGGCACCGTTGTGGGACCGCATGGCCGAGTGCGCCCGCGAGACGGGCCGCCATGTCGAGGTGTCCACGGCGGGCCTTCGCAAGTCCACGGGCGCGTTCTATCCCAGCGCGGGACTGCTGAGGCGCTTTGCCCGGGCTGGCGTGGCAATCACCGTGGGCAGCGACGCGCATCGCGCGGCCGACGTGGCCCACGCCATCCGAGACGCCTACCGCTACGCGGCAGCCGCCGGTTACGCGAGCGTCGACGCCCCGCGCTCCGACGGCGACTGGCAGACGCTCCCGCTCGCGTGA
- the hisE gene encoding phosphoribosyl-ATP diphosphatase, whose translation MGVRTANVKPGNIGETLESLAATIHGRRDASPEESYTARLLTDVEDELLKKLAEESSEVIMAAKDNDHDHIRYEAGDLLYHLLVTLERYGVGLDELAGELNARMK comes from the coding sequence ATGGGAGTGCGCACCGCCAACGTGAAGCCCGGAAACATCGGCGAGACGCTCGAGAGCCTGGCCGCCACGATTCACGGCCGTCGCGACGCCTCGCCCGAGGAGAGCTACACGGCCCGCCTGCTCACCGACGTGGAGGACGAGCTGCTCAAGAAGCTCGCCGAGGAGAGCAGCGAGGTCATCATGGCTGCTAAGGACAATGACCACGACCACATCCGCTACGAGGCGGGAGACCTCCTCTACCACCTGCTCGTGACGCTCGAGCGCTACGGCGTGGGCCTCGACGAGCTCGCCGGCGAGCTCAACGCTCGCATGAAGTGA
- the hisI gene encoding phosphoribosyl-AMP cyclohydrolase, with amino-acid sequence MDLKFDDRGLIPAVVQQYDTGEVLMVAWMSAESYRLTCETGTTWFWSRSRQELWNKGATSGNMQRVISIDADCDADTLLVRVDSPGPACHTGARSCFFNRIYDAPQGAEED; translated from the coding sequence ATGGACCTCAAGTTCGACGACCGCGGGCTCATCCCCGCCGTCGTGCAGCAGTACGACACCGGCGAGGTGCTCATGGTGGCGTGGATGAGCGCCGAGTCCTATCGCCTCACGTGCGAGACCGGCACGACGTGGTTCTGGAGCCGCAGCAGGCAAGAGCTCTGGAACAAGGGCGCCACCAGCGGAAACATGCAGCGCGTCATCTCGATTGACGCCGACTGCGATGCCGACACGCTGCTCGTGCGCGTGGACTCGCCGGGCCCGGCGTGCCACACGGGCGCCCGCAGCTGCTTCTTCAACCGCATCTACGATGCGCCGCAAGGCGCCGAGGAGGACTAG
- the hisF gene encoding imidazole glycerol phosphate synthase subunit HisF, with the protein MMLTKRVIPCLDVKDGRVVKGVNFVDLRDAGDPVELAAAYDAEGADEVVFLDITATSDDRATTVDMAARAAGELAIPYTVGGGFRDLAGMRRMVAAGADKVSLNSAAVRNPELISAAARAFGSQAVVVAIDAKRVGEPGAPGADRWEVFTAGGRNATGLDAVAWAEKAARMGAGEILLTSMDRDGTKEGFDLALTRAVARAVPIPVIASGGVGTLEHFAQGIIEGEADAVLAASVFHFGTFTIRQVKEYMASQGIPVRLDF; encoded by the coding sequence CTGATGCTCACGAAGCGCGTCATCCCATGCCTGGACGTCAAGGACGGCCGCGTCGTCAAGGGCGTCAACTTCGTTGACCTGCGCGATGCCGGCGACCCGGTGGAGCTCGCGGCCGCCTATGACGCCGAGGGCGCCGACGAGGTGGTCTTCCTCGACATCACGGCCACGAGCGACGACCGCGCCACGACGGTCGACATGGCCGCCCGCGCGGCCGGCGAGCTCGCGATTCCCTACACCGTGGGCGGGGGCTTCCGCGACCTGGCGGGTATGCGCCGCATGGTGGCGGCGGGTGCCGACAAGGTCTCGCTCAACTCCGCGGCCGTGAGGAACCCCGAGCTCATCAGCGCCGCGGCCCGGGCGTTTGGCAGCCAGGCCGTCGTCGTGGCCATCGACGCAAAGCGCGTGGGCGAGCCGGGGGCTCCCGGTGCCGACCGCTGGGAGGTCTTCACGGCCGGCGGCCGCAACGCCACCGGTCTCGACGCCGTCGCCTGGGCCGAGAAGGCCGCGCGCATGGGCGCGGGCGAGATCCTGCTCACGAGCATGGACCGCGACGGCACGAAGGAGGGCTTCGACCTGGCGCTCACGCGTGCCGTGGCGCGCGCCGTGCCCATCCCCGTCATCGCGAGCGGCGGCGTGGGCACGCTCGAGCACTTTGCGCAAGGCATCATCGAGGGCGAGGCCGACGCCGTGCTTGCCGCGAGCGTGTTCCACTTTGGCACGTTTACGATCCGCCAGGTCAAGGAGTACATGGCGAGCCAGGGCATTCCGGTGCGCCTCGACTTTTAA
- a CDS encoding HisA/HisF-related TIM barrel protein → MILFPAIDLIAGKVVRLERGDRSRCKVYSDNPAAVARYFAEQSATWVHVVDLSSAFEEDEAARAANDEAIRAICEVEGLSVDVGGGVRSLARIDELRAMGAKRIALGTVLVREPAFAEVVAKGFGSCLVADVAAENGQVKVNGWRDDVSRSLDDVVGHLRGLGFRHLVYTDIARDGMQTGIDTDAYRHVAQVAGFPVVASGGITSLDDIRALAQAGDDVIEGAITGRALYEGSFSLADALAVARGEA, encoded by the coding sequence ATGATTCTGTTCCCTGCCATCGACCTCATCGCCGGCAAGGTCGTCCGCCTCGAGCGTGGCGACCGCAGCCGCTGCAAGGTCTACTCGGACAATCCCGCCGCGGTGGCGCGCTACTTCGCCGAGCAGAGCGCTACGTGGGTGCACGTCGTGGACCTCTCGAGCGCCTTCGAGGAGGACGAGGCGGCCCGCGCCGCCAATGACGAGGCCATTCGCGCCATCTGCGAGGTGGAGGGGCTCTCCGTTGACGTGGGCGGCGGCGTCCGCTCGCTCGCACGCATCGACGAGCTGCGCGCCATGGGGGCCAAGCGCATCGCCCTGGGCACCGTGCTCGTGCGCGAGCCTGCGTTTGCCGAGGTCGTCGCCAAGGGGTTCGGCTCCTGCCTCGTGGCAGACGTTGCCGCTGAGAACGGCCAGGTCAAGGTGAACGGCTGGCGAGACGACGTCTCCCGCAGCCTGGATGACGTCGTGGGCCACCTGCGCGGGCTGGGCTTTCGCCACCTCGTCTACACCGACATCGCGCGTGACGGCATGCAGACGGGCATCGACACGGACGCCTATCGCCACGTGGCCCAGGTCGCCGGCTTTCCCGTGGTGGCAAGCGGCGGCATCACGAGCCTCGACGACATCCGGGCGCTTGCCCAGGCCGGCGACGACGTCATCGAAGGGGCCATCACGGGCCGTGCCCTCTACGAGGGGAGCTTCTCGCTCGCCGACGCCCTTGCGGTCGCGAGGGGGGAGGCCTGA
- the hisH gene encoding imidazole glycerol phosphate synthase subunit HisH: MGGCGAEARVDAANVGEASSRSDAAPIVVIDYHKGNLSSVRRGLMRAGWDNVVVSDDPAAIRAAAGLVLPGVGAFYDAITFIRGSGQAQAIVDAVRAGTPILGICLGLQLLLARGDEGVPQDEPGAPWVAGLGLLAGSCTRLSSNRLKVPHVGWDQIHVSGEGRSCPLLSGVPEGANVYYTHSYAAADDVDPGQVAARTHYVRSFAGVMWEGNVFGCQFHPEKSSGTGLAILRNYVNVVRATSARGKDVFA; the protein is encoded by the coding sequence ATGGGCGGCTGCGGCGCCGAGGCGCGCGTGGACGCTGCGAACGTGGGGGAGGCGTCGTCGCGCTCGGACGCCGCGCCCATCGTTGTCATCGACTACCACAAGGGCAACCTCTCGAGCGTGCGTCGCGGTCTCATGCGCGCCGGCTGGGACAACGTCGTGGTCTCCGATGACCCGGCGGCCATCCGCGCTGCGGCCGGCCTCGTGCTGCCCGGCGTGGGCGCGTTCTATGACGCCATCACGTTCATACGGGGCAGCGGCCAGGCGCAGGCCATCGTGGACGCGGTCCGGGCTGGCACGCCGATCCTGGGCATCTGCCTGGGCCTTCAGCTGCTGCTTGCCCGTGGCGACGAGGGCGTGCCGCAAGACGAGCCTGGCGCCCCCTGGGTGGCGGGCCTCGGCCTTCTTGCGGGCAGCTGCACGAGGCTCTCGTCGAATCGCCTCAAGGTGCCGCACGTGGGCTGGGACCAGATCCACGTGAGTGGCGAGGGCCGCTCCTGCCCGCTGCTCTCCGGCGTGCCCGAGGGGGCCAACGTCTACTACACGCACTCCTACGCCGCCGCCGACGACGTCGACCCCGGCCAGGTGGCGGCGCGCACGCACTACGTCCGCAGCTTTGCCGGCGTCATGTGGGAGGGCAACGTGTTCGGCTGCCAGTTCCACCCCGAGAAGAGCTCGGGCACCGGTCTTGCCATCCTGCGCAACTACGTGAACGTCGTGCGTGCTACGAGCGCGCGCGGAAAGGACGTCTTCGCATGA
- the hisB gene encoding imidazoleglycerol-phosphate dehydratase HisB produces the protein MTRRATVSRKTGETDITLTIDLDGDGRVDVETGVGFLDHMLSALGRHGLFDLTVRATGDTYVDDHHTVEDVGIVLGQAVREALGDKRGISRFADVCIAMDEALVQAAIDVSGRGQAYVELPLPTQKVGTFDTELAEEFFIAFARDAALTLHVRELAGANSHHLIEAAFKALGRALRFAAELDPRVTGVPSTKGSL, from the coding sequence ATGACTAGACGTGCCACCGTCTCCCGCAAGACGGGCGAGACGGACATCACCCTCACGATCGACCTCGACGGAGACGGCCGCGTGGACGTCGAGACCGGCGTGGGCTTTCTCGACCACATGCTCTCGGCCCTTGGCCGCCATGGTCTGTTCGACCTCACGGTGCGCGCCACGGGCGACACCTACGTGGACGACCACCACACCGTGGAGGACGTGGGCATCGTGTTGGGCCAGGCCGTGCGCGAGGCCCTGGGCGACAAGCGCGGCATCTCGCGCTTTGCCGACGTCTGCATCGCCATGGACGAGGCGCTTGTGCAGGCCGCGATTGACGTCTCGGGCCGTGGCCAGGCCTACGTGGAGCTGCCGCTGCCCACGCAGAAGGTGGGCACGTTCGACACCGAGCTTGCCGAGGAGTTCTTCATCGCGTTCGCGCGCGACGCGGCCCTCACGCTGCATGTGCGCGAGCTTGCGGGCGCAAACTCCCACCACCTCATCGAGGCGGCGTTCAAGGCGCTGGGGCGTGCCTTACGCTTTGCGGCCGAGCTGGACCCGCGCGTCACGGGCGTGCCCTCCACGAAGGGAAGCCTGTGA
- the hisC gene encoding histidinol-phosphate transaminase, giving the protein MAQLSDRMRELVQPHLRSLEPYDPNFTPTRVNLSANENTYGVPAGVRAAMDEALAATPTNRYPDPMSNDLRDALAVWHGVARENVIVGNGGDELLYNLVLAFGGLGRTLVNVPPCFSEYAFFASLAQTRVVDVWRDPDTLLPNADALVSAAREASLVVLTSPNNPTGDVAPAELVRRVCEACPGLVLVDEAYGEFAEAGTSAEPLLAEHDNLLVLHTLSKAFALAGTRCGYVIAAPDVIDALAAVRQIYSVNVLTQASALVAVERREEFSPVVEQIRSERTRLFEALARIEGVRVWPSEGNFVLVRVPAASRVRERLRDEYSILVRDFSCAPGLAGCLRITVGTPEENGAVIDALAALVADELSADEGAAHD; this is encoded by the coding sequence GTGGCGCAGCTTTCAGACCGCATGCGCGAGCTCGTGCAGCCCCACCTGCGCAGCCTCGAGCCCTATGACCCCAACTTCACGCCCACGCGCGTGAACCTCTCGGCCAACGAGAACACCTACGGCGTGCCGGCCGGCGTGCGCGCCGCCATGGACGAGGCGCTCGCCGCCACGCCCACGAATCGCTACCCCGACCCCATGAGCAACGACCTGCGAGACGCCCTGGCCGTCTGGCACGGCGTCGCCCGCGAGAACGTCATCGTGGGCAACGGCGGCGACGAGCTGCTCTACAACCTCGTGCTGGCCTTTGGCGGCCTCGGCCGCACGCTCGTGAACGTGCCGCCGTGCTTCTCGGAGTACGCGTTCTTCGCGAGTCTCGCCCAGACGCGCGTCGTCGATGTCTGGCGAGACCCGGACACGCTGCTGCCTAACGCCGACGCCCTCGTTTCCGCCGCGCGTGAGGCAAGCCTCGTGGTGCTTACGAGCCCCAACAACCCCACGGGAGACGTGGCGCCGGCAGAGCTCGTGCGCCGCGTGTGCGAGGCGTGCCCGGGACTCGTGCTCGTGGACGAGGCGTACGGCGAGTTCGCGGAGGCCGGCACGAGCGCCGAGCCCCTGCTCGCCGAGCATGACAACCTGCTCGTGCTGCACACGCTCTCCAAGGCGTTCGCGCTTGCGGGTACCCGCTGCGGCTACGTCATCGCTGCGCCCGACGTCATCGACGCGCTTGCCGCCGTGCGGCAGATCTACTCGGTGAACGTCCTCACGCAGGCCTCGGCCCTCGTGGCCGTGGAGCGCCGCGAGGAGTTCTCGCCGGTGGTGGAGCAGATCCGCTCCGAGCGCACGCGCCTGTTCGAGGCGCTGGCCCGCATCGAGGGCGTGCGCGTCTGGCCCAGCGAGGGCAACTTCGTGCTCGTCCGCGTGCCGGCCGCGAGCCGCGTTCGCGAGCGCCTGCGCGACGAGTACTCCATCCTTGTGCGAGACTTCAGCTGCGCGCCGGGGCTTGCGGGGTGCCTGCGCATCACCGTGGGCACGCCCGAGGAGAACGGCGCCGTGATAGACGCGCTCGCGGCGCTCGTGGCAGACGAGCTTTCCGCAGACGAAGGAGCTGCTCATGACTAG